In Dryobates pubescens isolate bDryPub1 chromosome 19, bDryPub1.pri, whole genome shotgun sequence, the following are encoded in one genomic region:
- the CDH11 gene encoding cadherin-11, translated as MKEDSCLHAALICLGMLCYSHAAATERLNHTRPSLHGHHEKGKEGQVLHRSKRGWVWNQFFVIEEYTGPDPVLVGRLHSDIDSGDGNIKYILSGEGAGIIFVIDDKSGNIHATKTLDREERAQYTLTAQAVDRNTNRPLEPPSEFIVKVQDINDNPPEFLHENYHANVPERSNVGTSVIQVTASDADDPTYGNSAKLVYSILEGQPYFSVEAQTGIIRTALPNMDREAKEEYHVVIQAKDMGGHMGGLSGTTKVTITLTDVNDNPPKFPQSVYQMSVSEAAVPGEEVGRVKAKDPDIGENGLVAYSIIDGDGMDMFEITTDYETQEGVVKLKKLLDYETKKSYSLKVEAANVHIDPKFISNGPFKDTVTVKISVEDADEPPVFLKPSYIFEVPENAASGTVVGKVHAKDPDAANSAIRYSIDRHTDLERYFSISAEDGNIKTIKALDREEMAWHNISVFAVEVHKQHQEAKVPVAIKVVDVNDNAPKFAAAYEAFVCENARSNQQFITISADDKDDSANGPRFIFSLPPEIIHNPNFTLRDNRDNTASVLVRREGFSRQKQDLYLLPIVISDGGHPPLSSTNTLTIRVCGCDSNGSLLSCNAEAYILNAGLSTGALIAILACIVILLVIVVLFVTLKRQKKEPLIVFEEEDVRENIITYDDEGGGEEDTEAFDIATLQNPDGINGFIPRKDIKPEYQYMPRPGLRPAPNSVDVDDFINTRIQEADNDPTAPPYDSIQIYGYEGRGSVAGSLSSLESATTDSDLDYDYLQNWGPRFKKLADLYGSKDTFDDDS; from the exons ATGAAGGAGGACAGCTGTTTACACGCCGCTCTCATCTGCCTGGGCATGTTGTGCTACAGCCACGCTGCGGCTACAGAAAGACTGAACCACACGAGGCCATCGCTTCATGGGCACcatgagaaagggaaggaaggacaaGTGCTGCATCGTTCAAAAAGAGGATGGGTGTGGAATCAGTTCTTTGTTATAGAAGAGTACACGGGACCAGATCCTGTACTGGTGGGAAGG CTTCATTCAGATATTGATTCTGGAGATGGAAACATTAAATACATTCTCTCAGGTGAAGGAGCAGGAATCATTTTTGTCATTGATGACAAATCAGGGAACATCCATGCAACAAAGACTCTGGACCGGGAGGAGAGAGCTCAGTACACTCTGACGGCACAAGCTGTAGACAGAAACACTAACAGACCTTTGGAACCACCTTCTGAATTCATTGTGAAAGTTCAAGATATAAATGACAACCCACCTGAGTTTCTTCATGAAAACTACCATGCCAATGTGCCAGAGAGATCAAATGTAG GTACATCAGTTATTCAGGTAACAGCTTCAGATGCTGATGATCCTACCTATGGGAACAGTGCCAAATTGGTTTACAGTATTCTTGAAGGTCAGCCGTACTTCTCGGTGGAAGCTCAAACAG GAATTATCCGAACTGCCCTTCCAAACATGGACAGAGAAGCTAAGGAAGAGTATCACGTTGTAATACAGGCAAAAGATATGGGAGGACACATGGGAGGCCTCTCAGGGACAACCAAAGTGACAATTACACTTACAGATGTCAATGACAACCCACCAAAGTTCCCACAGA GTGTGTACCAGATGTCAGTGTCAGAAGCAGCTGTCCCAGGAGAGGAAGTAGGAAGAGTGAAGGCCAAAGATCCAGACATTGGGGAAAATGGCTTAGTAGCTTATAGCATCATTGATGGAGATGGAATGGATATGTTTGAAATTACAACAGATTATGAGACTCAAGAAGGTGTTGTAAAGCTGAAGAAG ctcttgGATTATGAAACCAAAAAGTCCTACAGTCTGAAGGTAGAGGCAGCCAATGTACACATTGATCCTAAGTTCATCAGCAATGGGCCATTCAAGGACACAGTAACAGTGAAGATATCAGTGGAAGATGCTGATGAGCCACCTGTATTTTTAAAGCCAAGTTATATTTTTGAAGTGCCAGAAAATGCAGCATCTGGTACTGTGGTTGGAAAAGTACATGCCAAAGACCCTGATGCTGCAAACAGTGCTATAAG GTATTCAATCGATCGTCACACGGACCTGGAAAGATACTTCAGCATTAGTGCAGAAGATGGCAATATCAAGACAATAAAAGCTTTGGATAGGGAAGAAATGGCTTGGCATAATATCTCTGTCTTTGCAGTTGAAGTCC ACAAACAGCACCAGGAAGCCAAAGTTCCAGTTGCAATTAAGGTCGTTGATGTCAATGACAACGCTCCGAAATTTGCAGCAGCCTACGAAGCTTTCGTCTGTGAGAATGCCCGAAGCAATCAG CAATTTATAACAATTAGTGCTGACGACAAGGATGACTCGGCCAACGGACCAAGATTTATCTTCAGTTTGCCACCTGAAATTATTCATAATCCAAATTTTACTCTCAGAGACAACAGAG ATAACACCGCAAGTGTTCTGGTGAGACGCGAAGGGTTTAGTCGCCAAAAGCAGGATTTGTACCTCCTTCCTATTGTCATCAGCGATGGTGGACACCCCCCTCTGAGCAGCACCAACACCCTCACCATTCGGGTCTGTGGTTGTGACAGCAATGGCTCCTTGCTCTCCTGTAATGCTGAAGCCTACATCCTCAATGCTGGATTAAGCACTGGAGCTTTAATTGCCATTCTTGCTTGCATTGTGATTTTATTAG TCATTGTAGTGTTGTTCGTAACgctgaaaaggcagaaaaaagaaCCCCTGATAGTTTTTGAAGAAGAAGATGTCCGAGAGAATATTATCACCTATGATGATGAaggtggaggagaggaagacaCTGAAGCTTTTGACATAGCTACTTTGCAGAACCCCGATGGCATCAATGGATTTATTCCTCGTAAAGACATCAAACCTGAGTATCAGTATATGCCAAGACCAGGGCTTCGGCCGGCTCCCAACAGTGTTGATGTTGATGACTTTATCAACACGAGAATACAAGAGGCTGATAATGATCCAACCGCTCCTCCTTATGACTCTATTCAGATCTATGGCTACGAAGGAAGAGGCTCAGTGGCTGGTTCACTTAGCTCGTTAGAGTCAGCGACCACAGATTCTGATTTGGACTACGACTATCTACAAAACTGGGGACCTCGGTTTAAGAAACTTGCAGACTTGTATGGCTCCAAAGACACTTTCGATGACGATTCTTAA